From the Glycine max cultivar Williams 82 chromosome 11, Glycine_max_v4.0, whole genome shotgun sequence genome, the window tttttatcaAAGGGGATTTTTGAAAaggtaattttttaaagaagattttttcaaatttcttttttttaaaagagctATTTTTAAGAGGTTtagactttttcttctctttcttttttcctccaAATTTTAAGACTCaagtatataatatttaagaaatttcaacttaagattaatttttacattaagaagattataaaattactaataactttaattttaaatattatttagttttaacttttaaatagtttttgagCTTTAAAAAAGTTGTATTATATGCTATATTAGTATGACATCCAAATCGAACAATACTAGTACAAGTAATACTAGATTATGTTTGATGGCGTATGGTACATTACtggaaagaataaaaattaacacttcaataaaaaaaatgtattctatttatttaaatttgctatgttatattttttttagataaatgaaAGATTTTAAGGTGAacgttcaacaaaaaaaaaaaactatatataaagaTTAACACATTTTATAGGCCTTTCATTTTCAAAGAAGCAAATTTTTAAAGGAAACTAGATCCAATAGCTAGCGATTGATTTAAGAGAGTTTTAGATTTTCACAATAGTTGTattcactttttaaaaaaaaaatatttatgcattgttatttaattcagtattaaatttttttattattattatctacgcttgataatttctttttagaaaaattgacGCAAttcaatttgtaaattttacaaATGTGAAAAAGACAACTAAATTGGGAAATATAACTCATCCTATTTAGAGATGGGTTGATGATGTCGAGAAGGTTCCCTTGATTCGTGAGGTGTACATTAAGACTggacaaataaaattcaaaagacTGTTATTAACAAGTTTTCCCATAAAACAATGCCAACTCGCTAACAAAAGGGAAATTCCTACATTCTTACCTTCTTCCGCATGCTAGGCTTAATCATCAACATTTGGGGAGCAATTGAGTTCAAGCTTCCATCTATTTTAAAACAACTGAATAAGGAACTACCAGCATAAAAATAAACAGGTAAGAttggataaaaataaagtttaaagaaaaaataaatatagaaagaaataaaattttgagaataaataaaaaaaaataaaggatttaATAAGATGtaataaagtaaaagaaatcATAAAGATGTTCAGAAAAACTCAATCCTAAAGATGTTCAAATCTGATATTTCCAAAGTTAGGACACAATGGGACAAATATCAGTAGGTATGAAACCCTGCCAGCAAACAAAATATTTGGATATGGCATAAACACTCCTGTCGCGCCCAAGACAATGCAGAATAATAATGGTGTCTATGGtgtattttcctttttgttgaAAATTCTCAAACCAATGTTTTGGACAATAGctgaagtgacattttttttttgtctcgtGAATATTTGTGATCTTTCAAATGAAAAACCAATTATACAGATTATACAGTTACATACGAAATTCGTGAAAGTAGATTGTTCAAGAATTTGTTATGCTATTGTACAATACCTGGAGAAGAGGGTGCCACGGTCACATCTATAATTATGGTGCCACTTCTTCTCACCATGTGTTGCGAGAGTAGTGATTCCTAATGCCAGTGAAGTCTCCAAGAGCCCTTGAAGGGTCATGGTGAACACATGTGGGCTCGGGACACagataattattagttaataaaacaaaaactgagaTAAAAAACAATCTAAACAACTAAGATGGGTATGTGTGCATATAACAGATGAAGCTTACCATTTGATTCAGCACATAAGCCTGTTGATTTGCTGATGACAGACACACATCAAGAGTGACATCATATTAGTCTATATAGTTGCTAACCTCAGTAAACACCAGTCCATTTATTTTTGCACAAACGTCACTAAGATTACCTTGTATCGTTTGTCTCCTAATTGTGAAATAGTTGCAGACTCTGGTGAAAAGATTATAAGTTGAATCTGAAATCAGTCCGTGGGACCAAAAGAATTCAGCTTTGGAGTTCAAATCAGTATCAAATTCCATTAGAGGATTGCCTATCTGCACATATATGAACacgttatatttttcaaataaaacaaatgatttcttatgttgtaattattcaaaatttccCTATACTCACTGCTACCCCCTTAAGATTGAAGTTGGTCTTTGTTTGAACAATAAGTTGTGCAAGTTGTGGAGCATAGTGACctgcaaaaaacaaaacaagtttGTATTACCTTATTGCAGTttcaaaatgaatatattttagacttatttcaattatttctttctaCCTGCATAGCTCTCCCCTGTAATGAAGAAGTCGTTTTTTGAGTACTCAGGGAATTCAGTGAACCATCGCGGTAGAAAAATAAGATTATCTCCAGCTGTAATTTCATCTGTCACTAAGGTATAGAAAGATGTATTGCTTGAGTATGAAAATCCAACACCAGCTGGTGATTCCAAGTATAGCACATTTGCcactgtaaaaaaaatgaaaaatcaataaGCAATTTTGCTTACATGTAATGTATGGTCACAAGGAAACAGAAGAGCAGTTGACGATGGAAGAGCCTTTGGGAACAGAAAGAACCTTCCCAAACCAACCAAGTTGACCTTACAATTCCCCATCCGAATTCTTGACAATGGAAGGGCCCGTAACCCATTATACACACACCAAAAAACGTTTAAGTCAGAAAAGTAAAACAGTGCtacaacatacatatatatccaTGCACAATATGTTTGATAAGAATGTATTAAATAAGTATTCAATTATTGAACCTAATaaagtaataatatattttttatgagtaaatatttattttagtttttaaaacttaaGTATCGATTTAATCTTTGCTATAACAAAATCTttactataatatttaatttaaaaattgaaaattattttagttcttttgaatataaattaactgtattttttatttataaaatccaaATCTAGAATAAATAAGAACTAAAGTAACAAACGCCTTATAacattaagaaaatataaataaaagtctATTTTACATTCTACAATACATCAAGCTTTGATGTAATATTTATACCGTACGTCCTATATAGACCTAAACCttatatgagaataaaaaataaaagtgcatATAATTAATGACTTTTGgtgtaaaatacaaattaacatTACTCacacattttaatatttgtgtTGGTGATTAAAGGTGTTCGTGACTATAGCAACTTCTAGGGCCGCCGCTACTACTGTCATAGtataaaacttcgtaccccattgtccagaggctcttcgctatgcgaaggtatgggggagggatgttatacgcagccttacccttgcatatgcaaagaggctgtttccggattcgaacccatgaccaacaagtcaccaaggcacaactttacggctgcaccagggctcgccctcctACTACTGCCATAGTATACTTAGCAGAATTTGCGCCATCAGCTGCAAGCAGAATTCACATAGagagttataattaaattagatggCATCAAAATACAAAGTCTGATGAGTCAGCTTGGATCAATATTTTGTtagttataaacaaaataaatttatttgatcgAATTATCATTCTTGAAGTTTGACAAAACTATTTTAATTCTCCCTTATTAATATATACTCCACTAGTTTCAACAAAAGCATCATGGGCAGCCTGCAAAAGGAGAATATGAGCACGGTGGATGTCTAATTTTCAACAATTACAtccataataaattaaaatcaacggTGGAATATGGGCATGCTCGTCATTCCAGATAATGTCCTTTCTTTTTGGTATTGAATCATGGTAACTAGTAAGAAAATAAACCAAGCTTGATGAAAATCTCATATCAAATGGAATAATTTGCCAAGCAGAATGAAAGGAAATCTGCTATTAAATTCATTTTGGCAGACATCAAATAGCAACTTACAGAAACAAACAACACACAGTAAtgttacaaaaagaaaatataagaacCATCACTTagatataaaaaagaagaatactTACCCTTTCTTGGTATTCAATCCAGTCCCTACAGCTGTACCACCCTGGGCAAGCTGTTCAAGTAACATCTCTGCTTAGTAGAACTCCAAAAGTAAATAGTGTAGAATAAGCAGTTATGGTTTGTACTTAAGTGTCTAACCTGATACATGCATGACAAAGTGTCAATTACTCTATCAATACCGTACTTCACCTGTAGATAGAGGAAAAAGTAGTGACTAATGAGAAATCACTCCCCACAGGATATTACCATCCAACATCAATGATACTGAAAATACAGAACAACATAAGGCATAAGCCAAACATAAGAAGGCTTACTTGTGTAGTAAACCCAAGAGTCAAAGGTGTTGCATCTTGAGTATGAGTGCGTCCAATGTTGACAATATCTTTAAATTCAATTGACTGGTATTTTttgaggaaaaggcaaaaatttaaataaaaactaataaaacaaaagcaatgataaaaaaccattttaagaaaatcaattaCAAAGTGCATacttaagaaaatcaaattcacTACTGCTAATAGTAACCATGCTACTATTCATCTGCAAAACACAATTCTCGTCtcaacaattaacaaaaaaggGCAGAAAATCTCAAAAAGAAGTGGGAGAAGAAAGAGTACTTCACTTGTAGGTGTGGAGCAATTCCAAGTTTGGCTTCCTTGGAATGCGAAGAAGAAGAGAGGACAAAGTGGTAGCAGGCATTGGGGGAACAACTGTGGTTGATCCAAGAAAAGATGTGGTAAAAAACCGAGATTCCGAGGGCGCGCCATTCGTTATTGTGCACCTCCATGACGTTCGTTAGCACTGTGCTAAGCGCAATCGTGACTTCCTCCAAAATGGCGTCGTTGTTGGGGACGCCGCGCTGCTTTGCGATCGCTTCTGCCATGACGCCGGTGAGGATGTGGCGATTGGAGAGGAGGTCGGCGAGacgggaggaggaggaggaggtgggGCGGTGGAAGAGGAGGAGGCGGAGGGCGGTACGGAGGTTGGAGGAGTGAGCGGAGGGACGGAGGTGGCGCTTGGCGGACGAGCGGTAGAGAGGTGAAAGTGCGGTGGAGCATGGAGGGGAGGAATAGAAGAGTGAATTGGGATTGAGAATTGGAAGGGAAGAGAAGCAAGCTGAGCAATGAGTGTGAAGATAGCAAGTgtggagagaaaaagagagaggagtGACTGTTGGTTTTGAGCTTTGCGGCATCACGTAGAATGAGTGCGAACCCTAATCaaaaaaccttttttattttaaaaaaaatgaacaaagacGGTTTTCTATTCACACCCGTAGTAGAAATAAGTTCTCAAATTACCAAAATGCCATTGCATAACGCCTACAAAGACGGTCCTCGAAGACCGTCGTAATTATGTTTtcgttatttacaaaaatgccactgagggacattctaagacggttcctggaaaccgccttagaatgtgtgtcgttaaaaaagttttttttagcaGTGAGAGGACATTGAGACACAATGttctgataagatgtgacacTAAACATGTGTTTCTGTTTCAATTGCATAATGTTTTGaatatgttattttactttattttattccactacttaacttgttttccttttgcaAACTTGGACAGTCTTATTTTGAGCTgggataattttattatttatttggacgtTCTATTATGATGTTAAAAAATGAATGTGAGTCTATTAcccttttgaaatgtttttatttaaatgtgttttaaaacttttaataaattttgcatTTGTATTCCtcttattattagtacatatatgcgTAGGGTAGAAGGTGTCACAAATACTCCCATACTTTGTCTTATCCATTGAATTACACTATCGTAGCTTTCATTACACTGACCTCCTGCACCCTAATTAGGTATAAAAAGCATTACACCAACCAACTACTCCCTGGGGGATcatattaatgtaaaaaagtaaaagaatatcAGGTGTAATAATAGTAAATCTCGGGAGAGTTTGTGTAATTTACTCTTGATAATATGATATAACATGgttagtatataattttttttaaaatatgtagtaAAAAATTTGATCCCCAAATCTATAAGTACAAAATGATATCTATTAAAAGAAGATACCTTTCAATAAGCCAAGTCCAAGAGTTCCTAATATGTAGCAATAGACTTTGTAACCAAAAGAATACGAGAACATACTTCACTAAAAAACACAACACCAAAATACTATAGTATCTCAAACCTACCACATACACACAAAGCTAAAAGGATGATGGTGCAAATTATTAAGCTCCTGGCCTTAACTTTGATATGGTGGAGCAGTATTAATGTTGAATATGCAGCTGCAGCCACACGCGACACACATGTAATAAACACTGGGTGCAGTCCAATCAACGCTACCAACCCTGGTAGCTTCTTTGCGAATGTCAATGAGACATTCTCAGCTGAGAGAAGAAATTAGGAACCAAAGCATCCACTTTGAAGCATCAAAGAAATCCAGTGGAGAGGTCAATACATATTCTATGTTTCAATGCAGAAACTATCTGTCCAATAATGACTGTTTTTCTTGCTTCAATACTGCCTCTAAGATAGAATAGAGAACATCCAGGAGGAAGTTTCTACATCCGTCCACAACGTGGCTTA encodes:
- the LOC102662890 gene encoding serine carboxypeptidase-like 46, whose protein sequence is MGYGPFHCQEFGWGIVRSTWLVWEVANVLYLESPAGVGFSYSSNTSFYTLVTDEITAGDNLIFLPRWFTEFPEYSKNDFFITGESYAGHYAPQLAQLIVQTKTNFNLKGVAIGNPLMEFDTDLNSKAEFFWSHGLISDSTYNLFTRVCNYFTIRRQTIQANQQAYVLNQMPTCVHHDPSRALGDFTGIRNHYSRNTW